In Spirochaeta thermophila DSM 6578, the DNA window GGAGGGTGGACTGGCCCATGCGGTGGCGCGAGGAGCAGGTGGACTTCGAACCGGCCGGTAAGGAGCACCACTCGGACGGTGGGTCCTTCGACACCGCGAAACAGATCGTGCGTGAGGTGTACGACCACGAGCCGCCTGTCACCTTCAAGTACGACTTCATAGGGATCAAGGGGCAAGGGGGGAAGATCTCGTCCTCCACCGGGAACGTGATAAGCCTCAAAGACGTGCTCGAGGTGTACCAGCCCGAGGTGGTCCGCTACCTCTTCGCAGGGACCAGGCCCGATACCGAGTTCGCCATCTCCTTCGATCTCGATGTGATAAAGATCTACGAGGACTACGACAAGTGCGAGCGGATCTACTTCGGGAAGGAACAGGTCGACCCCAAGAAGCTCGAGCGGGAACGGAGGACGTACGAGTTTTCCCAGGTGGAACGCGCTCCTGCCTCCATGCCCCTCCAGGTCCCGTTCCGGCACATGACCACCCTGGTGCAGATCTACGAGGGCGATCTCGATGCCCTCATGGCGCAGGAGTTCCCCTCGGTCTCGGGGGAGGAGGCCCGGCGGCTTCGAAGGCGGGCGCAGTGCGCCTGGAATTGGGTGACCACCTACGCCCCTGAGGAGTTCCGGTTCAGCCTCAGGGTGGACGAGGAGACCCTCGAGCCCCTCGAGGATTCCCACAGGAAGGTGATCCAGAGGCTCTACCATCTCCTGGAAACGGAGTGGGACTCCCTCGACGAGGCGAGACTGGGCGAAGCCGTCTATGCCTTCTGCGAGGAGGAGGGCCTCACCGCAAAGGATTTCTTCCCCTCGCTCTACCGGGTGCTCCTCGGCAAGGACAGGGGGCCTCGGGCGGCGAGCTTCATCCTCACCGTGGGTAAGGAGAAGATTCTCACCATTCTCGGCCGCTACCTCTAGGCTTCACTTCACACCCCCACCGGCTCGGCGGCGGAGGGAGCGAGGTGTATTTTGGAAGGATCCGCTCCCTCTCCTTCGGCCCGGGCCGCGGCTTCCTCCGTGTGGACCACGATGCGGTCGGTGTGCCGGAGGAGGTGGGTGGTGAGGGTGTGCGCCACCGGATGGCCTTCCCCGCGGGGATCGAAGACGAAGGTGGTGGAGGCGCCGATGAGGCGGCCGAGGAACAGGCACACGAGGGCCACGGGGTCGGCTGCGGTGAACACCAGGTGGTCGGGCTGTTCCCGAGAGAGGAGCTCGGCCGCGCCGAGGGGAGAGGGGAGGGGGAGGCTGAAACCCGGGTCGAGGGGGATCTCGGCAACGATCGGGAGGGATGTCCCCGGAAGGGAGGGCGAGGGTGTCACGGGCAGGACGTGGGCCCGAGGGGCCAGGATCCTGATCACCGAGGGATCGGGTCGGCAGTCCTCGGAGAACCAGAGGACCCGGGAGGCCGCGGACGGGGGTTCCTGGATTCCCAGGGATGAACGGATGCCGTCGATCAGGTCCCTGTGGGCATACATGTGTCGAAGGCTGGAGAAGAAGGGTGCGATGAGGTAGAGACCGGGCAGGGATGATGAGAGCCCCACGAGGAGGTCGACGAGATCGCCATCGAGGAGGGCGCCCGCCACCCTGCCGGCGAGCATCCCGAGGAAGGCGTCGGAGACCCTCCGCACGTGGAGGAAGACGCGTTCCAGACGTGCTTCGGAGAGGGCCGTCTCCTTCCCGGAGATGTCTCTCACGAGCTCGTCGAGGATCTCCCCCATCTTTTGACCGCGAAGCTTCCGTCTGAGGTGGGAGTACAGGGCCCGCTCCCTGAGTGAGGGGCGTGCTCCCTCGAATATCTGTCGGGAGAGGGAGAGGAAGAGCGAGCGGCCCCCGCCGCCTCCTCCTCCCCCGGACGTGAGGAAGTCGTAGGCCACCTTGTAGACCGAGAAGACGAGGGAGCGATAGGAACCGTGGGCCCCGGCCGCCTGCGTCCGCTTCTCCCTGATACGATCGAGGACCTCCTCGGGGGTATGGGCCTCCACGAGGGTGTACGTGTTCCCGATGAAGAGCCCTCCGTGGTCGTCCGAGCCGGCCGTGAACCCCTTCACCCAGGGGGTGCTGCTGAAGGGTGCGATGTGGTGCTTCCTCTGGAGCCTTTCGATGTGGGCCGGGGTGAGGCGTGAGAGCACCTCCTTCCATGCGTTGTTGAAGTAGCTGTTCCTCCCCCCGTTGATCACCTCGAAGACGTCGAAGAGGAGGATGAGCTTCTCTAGATGCGCCACGGTGAGCCTGTTGTTCACCGGATAGGTGGCGTGCGCCACCGAGTGGGCGATCCCCTCTTCCCTGATGTAGTCCCTGAGCCGGTAGATGTTGGGCCTGAGCTTCTCGACCATGCGGAACCGGTGTTCGTCGAGCCCGTAGAGGAGCAGGTGTATCTTGCACCCGTCCTCGGGGAAGTAGGTGGTGGTCTCCACCCCTACGATGACCCTGTCCGGGTACCGCGCCTTGAGGAGGAGCGCCCCCTCGATGCGGTTGTGGTCGGTGATGGTGACGAAGTCCATGCCCCTCTCGAGGGCCATCCTGAGGACCGTCTCCGGGTCGGTGTACGACTCCTTTGCCCCGAGCCGTTGCATGAACCACTCGGAAGGGTGTTCGGAATGTATGGAATGTACGTGCAGGTCTATGCGTTTCATGGATACCTCCCGGTGAGTCTGTACCAGGAGGTGATGTGATGGCGATGAGGGGAAGGTGAGAATTACGTGAAAATTCATGTGTTCCTTTCGCCCATGTGAAGTTCGACGAGCGTCGGGGGATCAGCTCCTGCACGTGTACACACGAGACTCGCTGCTCTCGATGCAAAGAGGAGGGCTTCAAATATGTCCCCCTCAGAGAGCATACCTACCTTCTCTTCTGTCAGGACATCATGATGCGCCAACCATGCGAGAAAGGCACCATGAAACGTATCTCCTGCTCCGACGGTATCCACGATGGGCGTGGGAACTGAAGGCACATCGACCCGATCGATGCCCGATGCTGTTCTTTTGAAGGCTGAAGCACCCTTTTCTCCTCTGGTGACAATGATGAGTCGAGGTCCCTGCGAGAGAATCCCATGTATGACCTCTTCCTCTTTCTGGGAGGGGTAGAGGTAATGCAAATCTTCCTGAGAGAGTTTTACGATGGTGCTCAAGGAGAGGATACGTTCGTACCGGGAGAAATAGTCGGGGAACGAATTCATCAGTGCAGGCCTCACATTGGGATCAAAGGAGAGAAGCCGCCCCGTTCTCTCTCTATGGAGGAACTCTTCTAACGTGCTTCCGAGTGGTTCCATCACAAGGGCGATCGATCCGAACACAAGTGCTCGTACACATTCGGGAAGCTGAGGAGGGATGTCCGCGGGAGAAAAGGAGGCGGCAGCAGTACCGTCGATATAGAAGCCGTACTGTGCCTCCCCCGCTTCATCAGGATGGACGAGAGCGAGGGTGGAAGGATTCTCGACGAGGTGTAGGTACCTTGTATCCACTCCGTTGCTGATGAGTTGTTCTAAAATGAGATTCCCGAGAGGATCTCTGGAAACATTACCCATGAATCCCACAGGAACATCCAATCGGGAGAGTGCGATCGCCGTATTAAAGGGAGAACCGCCTGGAATGGGTTTCAGAGAGAGATGATCCCCGTGTGAGACGATCATGTCGATGAGCGTTTCGCCTAAAGTGAGTATCATAGCACGACCTCCTTGGAGTTGTTTTTCGTTCTTTTGTTCGAGTATAAGGTCGAAAACGAAAAATGTAAACGATTACAAATTTTTCTTGACACCTGGAAAAACCGGGTTTATCATGACTACGTGCAGAAGACCACTGAGACAACGGAAGGTGAGAGATGCTGATAGGAATTCCTCCGATAGTTGGCCCTGATCTCCTCTATGTCCTCCATCGGATGGGGCATGGAGACGAGCTCGTATTGGCAGATGCCTTTTTTGCAGGAGATACCTATGGGAAGCGTATCGTTCGAATGGATGGTATACGGATTGCCCCGCTTCTCGACGCTATCCTCTCGTTGATCCCGATCGATACGTACGTGTCCGATCCTGTCGTGATGATGCAACCGGTAGAGGGGGATTCGTATGATCCTTCGCTCTTTGAAACGTATTGGGAAGTCCTTGTGAGGCGATGGCCGGAGACCCCTCCTATCACTCGATTGGAACGGTTCGCCTTCTACGAGAGGGCCAGTAAGGCGTACGCAGTGGTGATGACGGGTGAAACGACAAAGTACGGGAACATCATCATCAAAAAAGGAGTCGTCTCAGTATGAGAAGGGGCGTTTCGTCTCATTCCTGTGTAAACGATTACATAATGGTGATGGTAGGTTGAGGAGGAGTTATATGTTTGAGGTGCTGCTTGTCATGGAGGGGATATGTAAGAGATTCCCCGGCGTCACGGCTCTCCAGGATGTTCATCTCGAAGTCAGGAAAGGGGAAGTCCATGCGTTACTCGGTGAGAATGGCGCAGGGAAGTCTACTCTGATGAAGATTCTCACAGGAGTATATCGCAAGGATGGTGGGACCATCAGGTACAAGGGAGAAGAGGTCGAATTCCTTTCTCCTCGTGAAGCCCAGGAAGCGGGAATAAGTATCATCTATCAGGAATTCAACTTGATGCCGCACCTTACGGTGGCCCAGAACATCCTCATCGGGAGGGAGCCTCGAACGGGCATCCCGTGGTTCATCGATGAGGGAGCACTCAACAGGCAAGCAAAGGAGATCCTCGATTCCCTTCATATCGACATAGATGTTACTGCGAAAGTAGCGAGCCTCTCTGTAGCCGAGCAACAAATGGTGGAGATCGCTAAGGCGATATCGTTTCAGTCGGATCTCCTGATCATGGATGAGCCGACTGCAGCCCTTACCGAGGGTGAAATCAAGGAACTCTTCAGAGTCATACATGGGCTCAAAAGAAGGGGGGTTTCGATTATATATATCTCTCACAGGCTGGAGGAGCTCAAACATCTCGCTGATAGGGTCACGGTTCTGAGAGATGGCAGATACATCACCACCGTTCCGTTCTCCCAGACTTCTCTCGAGGAGCTCATCCGCTACATGGTGGGACGAGACATCGACAACCTCTTCCCGAAGATCTCGATTCCCCAGGGTGATCTTCTGCTTGAGGTTCGGAATCTCTGCCGGAGAGGCGTGTTGCATGATATTTCCTTTTGTTTGAGGAGAGGGGAGATCTTGGGAGTGGCTGGTCTGATGGGAGCGGGGAGAACCGAGCTCGCCCGGGCGGTGTTCGGTGCAGACCCCATAGATGAAGGAGAGATCTTCCTGGAGGGGAGAAAGGTTGTCATCCGTAATCCTCATGAGGCGATAAAGGAGGGTATTGCGTACCTTACCGAGGATCGCAAGAGAGAAGGTCTGGCGCTCAATCTCACGGTTTCAGACAATCTCATCCTCGCGAGTATACGGGATTTCGCCAATCCTCTATGGATGATGAAGACGGGTAAGGTGGAGTCCACTGTACGGGAATTCATAAACGAATTGAAGATCAAGACCCCTTCCACCAGACAGAAGGTGAAATTCCTTTCTGGAGGCAACCAGCAGAAGGTGATCATCGCCAGGTGGTTGTGTAAGAAGGCCAAGGTATTCATCTTCGATGAACCCACGAGAGGGATAGATGTGGGGGCAAAGCATGAGGTCTATCAATTGATGAATGAATTGGTCTCCCGAGGGGCGGGGATCATCATGATATCATCGGAGCTCCCCGAGATCCTCGGATTGAGTGACAGGATTCTCGTTATGCATGAAGGACGCATAGCAGGAGAACTCTCCAGGGAAGACGCCACCCAGGAGAAAATACTCTACCTCGCCACAGGCGGAAAATAGGAGGAGTTATGGGTCGGATCAGATCTACTGATACCGGAAAACGACAATCTTCGATCGACTCTCTGGTCATCCAGAAGTTCGCAGCCTTTTTCAGTCTCATCGTGATGATCGTATTCTTTTCGTTCGCGTCGCCGTACTTTTTCAATTTCGAGAATCTCATCACGATCGCTCTTCAAACAGCGGTGATCGGGATTCTGGCGATCGGCGTCACCCTCGTCATAATCACTGGGGGGATCGATCTCTCGCTGGGGGCCGTTCTCGCGTTTTCCGGTGTCTCATTGGCTCTCTGTACCAATGCTGGATGGCCTCTCTGGCTCTCTATCGTGATAGGGACAGGAGTAGGGGCTCTGCTTGGAGGGATAGCCGGGATCCTCGTGGTGTATGGGAGGATAGCTCCCTTTATTGCCACTTTGTCCACTCAATTGGTTTCGCGAGGCTTGGCCTTGGTGATGACAGGAGGAATACCTCTCTACTTCATGAATCAACCCGGCTTCAAGGAACTCAGTCAAGGGAAGTTGTTCGGCGCCATCCCTTTGCCGGTGATATACCTGGTCGTTTTGGCTTTCCTTTCGAGCCTCCTCCTCCGGAAGGTCACAATAGGGAGATATATCTATGCGGTGGGATCGAATGAAGAAGCCGCTCGTCTTTCCGGCATCAATGTGAACCGTACGAAGTTGTTCGTGTATACCTTTTGTGGTCTGATGAGTGGAATCGCAGGAGTGGTGTTGGCGGCGAGACTGGATTCCGCACAGCCGGCCATAGGAGTCGGATATGAACTCGATGCGATTGCAGCGGCAGTGATTGGAGGAACTTCCCTTTCCGGGGGAGAGGGGACCATCATGGGGACTATGATTGGGGCCTTCATCATGGGGGTGCTGAAAAACGGTTTGAATCTCATGCAGGTGAGCCAGTTCTGGCAACAGGTGATCATGGGAGTCGTGGTAGCGGGAGCGGTGTACATAGATACCCGAAGGAAACGTACCACTGATTAGGCAATGAAGGTCTCCGTAGGGGGCTGCTTACATTCTTCCCCGCTACTACAGCGGGGTGTCAGGAGGATTCCTATGAAACTGAAACGATGGGTCTTGGGGTTCCTGGCGGTAGTATTGGTAGCACTGCCCGTATTCGCGGGTGGTGAGGGAGAGGAACAGGCCGTCGCGGAGAAGAAGTATGTGTACGCGGTCATTTCCAAGGGATTCATGCATGAGTTCTGGCTGACGGTGAAGAAGGGGTGTGATACGGCGGCTAAAGAATTGGGGGTGTTTGCTACCTTTGAAGGACCGGCCACCGAGGCGGAGGTAGCGGCGCAGATAGCGATGGTGGAGAACGCAATCACTCGGAGGGTTGATGGTATTCTGCTGGCTGCTCTCGACAAGAAGGCCCTTGTTCCCGTGATGGAAAAGGCAAAGGCAGCGGGAATCCCCATCGTGATGTTCGATTCCGGTGCTGATGCGGAGTATCTCACGCTGGTGGCTACGGACAACAGGGCTGCAGCAGCGAGAGCCGCGGATTACCTCGCAGAGCTGATAGGAGGAGAAGGGAAGGTCGGGGTCATCGTACACGATGCCACCAGCCAGACGGGTATCGATAGAAGAGACGGGTTCCTTGACAGGATCAAAGAGAAGTATCCTAAGATCCAGGTGGTGAACGTGGTCTATGGAGGTGGTGACCACGCAAAGAGTCAGGATCTCATTATGGACATGGTGAGATCCAATCCAGATCTCAAGGGTATTTTCGCTGCGAATGAGGGCTCAGCAGTGGGCGCGGCGCTTGCCCTCGAGGCGCTGGGGGCGGCGGGGAGGATAAAGCTCGTGGGTTATGATACGAGTGAGAAGGAGCTCGAGTTCCTGAAGAAGGGAGTGATCCAGGGGATGATGGCACAAAACCCCTTCAATATGGGGTATCTCGGGCTCAAGATCCTGCACGAATATGTGATTTCGGGCAAGAAACCCGAATCAACGTTCATTGATACGGGAGCCACCCTCATCACCGCCGAGAATCTGGAGACTCCCGAAGTCCAGAGACTTCTCTATCCCTTCAAGGAGTAAAAGTATAGCCCGCTCACAAAAGCGGGCTTGGTCGCGGAGGGGGCGGGCTTGACAGGGGCTGCCCCCTTCATCGAATCTAAAGCGTACCCGGTTCTTTCGAGAATCTCAAGGTACTGAGGCCTGTAGGCATGACGTGGTGAGAGATGAAGCGGAGAAGACTCCTCACGATAAGAGATATCGCTCGGGAAGCAGGGGTTTCCACGGCGACCGTTTCCAGGGTCCTGAATCATGATCCTCGTGTTCGTCCCGAGACGGTGAAGAAGGTCCTCTCGGTGGTGGAGTCCTTCCAGTACAGTATCCATCATGTGGCGAGGAGTCTGAAGACCGGTCGGACCAACACGATCGGTGTGCTTGCGCCTGAGTTCGCCAATGAGTTCTTCATGGAGCTCGCAGAGAGCATGGAACAGGAATTGCGGAAGGAGGGCTATTCTCTACTCATCAGTTCTTCGCATGAATCTGTCGAAGAAGAGAAGAAGCGGATACGGATGTTCATCGAACGCTCGGTCGATGGGCTCGTGATTATTCCCTCCTCCGATCGAGGAGAGCACTACGTAGAAGCGCAGAAGGCCGGGATCCCCATTGTGCTTGTGGATAGGGCGACTTCCGGCGTCTCGTGCGATGCGGTTCTCGTCGACAATGTGGGAGGGGCGTATGCCGCGGTCACCGCTCTCATCCACGAAGGATTCCGGAGGATCGCGTTCATCGGAGGAGATCTCCATATCCTCACATCCAAGGAACGTTTCGAGGGTTACACGAGGGCCCTCAAAGATGCGGGTCTCTCCGTCGATTCCGACCTGATCAGGTTGGGGGATTTGCATATCGAGAGTGGATACGCTCTCATGAAAGAGTTGATTGAAGGACCGGATCCTCCAGATGCGTTCTTTATCGTAAACCTGTTCATGCATGTGGGAGCCACGAATTATCTGGTCTCTCTTCCCCCCGAGAAAACCAGGGAGGTCGTGATCGCGAGTTTCGATGAGATGGTATACTCGCCTCTCCTTCGTTTCTGCAGATATGCGGTGGCCCAACCTATCGACGAGCTGGGTAGGACGGCAGTGCGTCTTCTCCTGGATCGGCTCAAGAGGAAGGAATCGTCTTCTCCGCGTATCGTCCGTCTGCCTACATCTCTTGTCAGACACTGAGAATCGGATCATGGAGGATTCTATGGTAGTGAAATTCGAGGATAGGTTCGGAGCTGCACTTCCAAAGGTAGGAATACGACCCACCATCGATGGAAGGAGAGGGGGGGTGCGTGAATCTCTGGAAGGCGTCACCATGGAAATGGCTCGGGTTGCGGCTCGACTCATTTCGGAAAACCTTCGGCATCCAAATGGTGCTCCTGTCGAATGTGTGATTGCCGATACCACGATAGGTGGTGTGGCGGAAGCCGCAGCATGTGCCGAAAAATTCAGAAAGGAAAATGTGACCGTCACGCTTACGGTAACGCCATGCTGGTGCTATGGGGCGGAGACCATGGATATGGACCCCCATACCATCAAGGGGGTCTGGGGTTTCAATGGTTCGGACCGACCTGGGGCGGTATACCTCGCCGCGGTTCTGGCTGCTCATAATCAGAAGGGCTTACCTGCTTTTGGGATCTACGGGAGGGATGTGCAGGATTTCGATGATGTTGCTCGAATCCCTGAAGATGTGGCTGAGAAACTCCTGCGTTTTGTGCGGGCGGGTATCGCTGTGTCCTGGATGAGGAACAAGTCGTATCTCTCGATTGGGTCGGTCTCCATGGGGATCGCAGGCTCAATTGTTGATCCTCACTTCTTCGAATCGTATCTCGGCATGCGGGTAGAGTATGTGGACATGTCGGAGCTCGTAAGACGTCTCGAGTTGGGTATCTATGATCACAAAGAGTTCGAACAGGCCTATTCGTGGGTGAGGGAAAAGTGTAAAGAGGGCCCCGACAACAATCCGCCCGAACTTCAACATAGCCGGGAGAAAAAGGACGAAGTGTGGGCCACAAGCGTAAAGATGGCTATGATCGTTCGAGATTTGATGGTGGGGAATCCTGTGCTTAGGGAGTCAGGATGGGAGGAGGAATCTTTGGGGCATCACGCCATCCTCGCTGGGTTCCAAGGACAAAGGCAGTGGACGGATTACTTTCCCAACGGGGATTTCCTTGAGGCGATCCTCAACAGTAGTTTCGATTGGAACGGGATCCGAGAACCATATCTTGTGGCCACCGAGAACGATTCCTTGAATGGGGTGGCGATGCTCTTCGGACACCTTCTTACAGGTACCGCTCAGCTGTTCTCCGATGTGAGGACATATTGGAGCCCCGCCGCCATCGAGCGAGTCACCGGATGGGTGCCGGAAGGTGAGGCTGCGAATGGTTTGATTCATCTCATCAACTCAGGCCCGACGTGTCTGGATGCCACGGGAAAACAGCGCACGAATGGACGTCCTGTGATCAAACCTTTCTGGGAAGTCACGGAGGATGAGGTTCATGCCTGCCTGGATGCGACCCTTTGGCGGTACGCGAATCTGGGATATTTCCGCGGTGGGGGGTATTCTACCGATTTCCTCACGGAGGGGGGGATGCCGGTCACGATGTCGAGGGTCAATCTGGTAAAAGGGGTGGGGCCTGTCCTGCAGATTGCAGAAGGGTATACTGTCGATGTTCCTCAGCATGTACACGATGTCCTGGATGAGAGAACTGATCCCACCTGGCCTACCACCTGGTTCGTTCCCAGGCTCACAGGAAAGGAGGCATTTACGGATGTATATTCGGTCATGGCCCACTGGGGGGCTAATCATGGGGCCATATCGTATGGCCACATCGGCGCTGATCTTATCACCCTCGCCTCGATGTTGAGGATCCCGGTGTGTATGCATAATGTGCCCGAGGAGCTCATCTTCAGACCGACCTATTGGTATGCATGTGGGCAGGATCCCGAGGGAGCGGATTACAGGGCATGTGCCACGCTGGGCCCGTTGTATGGGAGCTATCGTCGCTAGCGGGAGTCGAGGACTCGGGTGACTGCGGACGGCGTGGGCATATCAGGAGGGAAGGAGTTTCCCTCCTGAGTGCCTCCCCGTTCGATTTTCCCACTTTCCCCGGAAGCAGGATTCATCGTATAATGGTTATGTACTATTAGGATACGTGCCGGGAAGGAGTGTGTGATGCGTCACTCGGGTCCTTTGAGGATCGTTCCGGATTTCAGTTTCCCTTTCTCCAAGGTGGTCATCTCCCCGCATGAGGGGGTGGATCTCGGGTACATCAGCGCCTGCTATTCCGTGAGGTTCTATGTGAACGTGTCCCTGGATGCGTTCTCGCGCGGGGAGGGAGACGGGATACAGGCCCAGCTCTTTCTGGATCATAGCTGCAAGCAGGGGACGGTGGAGATCTCCAGGGCCCTCTGGGAGAAGCTCGGGAAGCCGAGACAGGCGGTGCTGGTGGCGGACGATACGGGCCAGAAGGTTCTCTTCCTCACGAAAAAGCCTGAATAGCGGATCTCGTCTCGGCCGGAGGCGGGTCGTTCCCACTGTCGGGGGATCCGTTCGGCAGATCGATCCGGAGGGTGATCCGTGACGGATAACCTTTCTCTATCGGTTAGAGATATTTGACATTTTAGAGATTTTGGATATATACTCGCTATTAGAAAGGGGTTTCATAAGGGGTTCAGGAGCGGGTGGTATGGAACCTGAGCTGTTTTCGGATGTCCTCTCTTCTCTTCCCATGGAGGTGGCGATCACCGACGAGGAGGGAAGAATCCTGTGGGCGAACGACGCCTTCTCACTCCTTACGGGGTACGGTCGTACTTCCTCATACATGCTCATCCGACAGTTTCTCCTCATGTTCGCAGAGGATCGGCCCGAGGTGTTCGTGAAAGGGGTCGATGGTCGGCCCTGCCTCCGGATACTCACGCGCTGGTCCTTCCGTGACGGGAAGAAGATAGTGTGGTCCTTTGAGCGCCTTGTCGCCGATCCGAAGAAGGCGTTCTCCTCTCACGACAGTCTCACCGGACTCATGGGTCGTGAATGGTTCTTCAGAGAAGCGGGTTCGCTCCTCGCGAGTGCGAGGCTCGAGGGGACGTCCTTTGTCCTCATGGTGATCGATCTGGACGGTTTCAAGCGGATCAACGATCTCTATGGTCCTGAGGTGGGGGACGAGGTGCTGAGGATCGTGGCGAGGAGGATCGCCGGCCACCTCAGGGCCGAGGACTTGGTCTCCCGAACGGGGAGCGACGAGTTCGCCGTCCTCCTCCACGACGTGGCGGACCCTGCAGGGATCGCCCGCCGGGTCCTCGCTTCGATCAGGGAGGGGATGGTGGTGGGAGGGCATGCCCTCTCCCTCTCCGCGAGTATCGGTGCCGGCGTGTTTCCACGGGACGGTCTTTCCCTCGAGGAGCTCGTGGCGGCCGCGGACGCCGCCCTCCTTGCGGCCAAGGCACACAGGGACACCGTGCGGTTCTGTACTCCGGATGTCCGCCGCAGGATGATGCACCGATGGGATATGGAGCGGCTGGTCCTCGATCGGATTCGTGAGGGACGCATCCACCTTTTCTACCAGCCTATCGTGCGGGTGGCTTCAGGGATGCTCGCAGGGGTGGAGGCCCTCTCCCGTCTCCTTGGAGAGGATGGGGGGCTGGTCCTCCCCGACGAGTTCGTTCCGATCCTGGAGGAGGGGAAGGTGATCCATCTCCTGGGGAGGAAGGTGCTCGCTCTTGCCGTGCTCCAGGGGGAGCTCTGGAAGGTGAGGGGGCTCTTCGTCTCGGTGAATATCTCGCCTCAGGAGTTCCTCCATCCGGAGTTCGTGGACGTGGTACGGGAGGTCCTGGATGCATCGGGGTTTCCCCCGGAGCTCCTCATGCTCGAGGTCACCGAGTCTTCCCTCGTGGGGGATGTGGACCGGACCGTGCAGGTCCTCTCCGCCTTGAGGGACGAGGGGATCCGCGTGGCGGTGGACGATTTCGGTACGGGGTACTCGTCGTTCGCGTCCCTCAAGCGGATGCCGGTGGATGTGATAAAGCTGGATCGGCGGTTCCTGCACGGGGTGGAGGAGTCGGAGCGGGATCGGGCGATCCTCGAGGGGATGACGCACATGGCGCACGGGCTCGGGTTGGAGGTGGTGGTGGAGGGGGTGGAGCGGGAGGCGCAGCTCGAGATCCTGCGGGAGAGCGGGTGTGACTATGTGCAGGGGTTTCTCCTGGGGCACCCGATGCGGGATGTTGCGATTTCGCACCTGGTGGGCTAGTCTTTGCTCGTGGTTTCTTCGGTAGAGAGGGATGTCTCAAGGCTCTGCGGTTTCGCGGCCGCTCGTGTGGTGTTCGCCTATGTGCACTGTCTCCGTGTGGAGGAGGGGCGGGAGTGGGAGTATGGGGTGCGGTTCCTGAGGGAGGCGCTCGTGGAGGAGGGTGAGGCGGGC includes these proteins:
- a CDS encoding ABC transporter substrate-binding protein, whose product is MKLKRWVLGFLAVVLVALPVFAGGEGEEQAVAEKKYVYAVISKGFMHEFWLTVKKGCDTAAKELGVFATFEGPATEAEVAAQIAMVENAITRRVDGILLAALDKKALVPVMEKAKAAGIPIVMFDSGADAEYLTLVATDNRAAAARAADYLAELIGGEGKVGVIVHDATSQTGIDRRDGFLDRIKEKYPKIQVVNVVYGGGDHAKSQDLIMDMVRSNPDLKGIFAANEGSAVGAALALEALGAAGRIKLVGYDTSEKELEFLKKGVIQGMMAQNPFNMGYLGLKILHEYVISGKKPESTFIDTGATLITAENLETPEVQRLLYPFKE
- a CDS encoding LacI family DNA-binding transcriptional regulator, translating into MKRRRLLTIRDIAREAGVSTATVSRVLNHDPRVRPETVKKVLSVVESFQYSIHHVARSLKTGRTNTIGVLAPEFANEFFMELAESMEQELRKEGYSLLISSSHESVEEEKKRIRMFIERSVDGLVIIPSSDRGEHYVEAQKAGIPIVLVDRATSGVSCDAVLVDNVGGAYAAVTALIHEGFRRIAFIGGDLHILTSKERFEGYTRALKDAGLSVDSDLIRLGDLHIESGYALMKELIEGPDPPDAFFIVNLFMHVGATNYLVSLPPEKTREVVIASFDEMVYSPLLRFCRYAVAQPIDELGRTAVRLLLDRLKRKESSSPRIVRLPTSLVRH
- a CDS encoding L-fucose isomerase, encoding MVVKFEDRFGAALPKVGIRPTIDGRRGGVRESLEGVTMEMARVAARLISENLRHPNGAPVECVIADTTIGGVAEAAACAEKFRKENVTVTLTVTPCWCYGAETMDMDPHTIKGVWGFNGSDRPGAVYLAAVLAAHNQKGLPAFGIYGRDVQDFDDVARIPEDVAEKLLRFVRAGIAVSWMRNKSYLSIGSVSMGIAGSIVDPHFFESYLGMRVEYVDMSELVRRLELGIYDHKEFEQAYSWVREKCKEGPDNNPPELQHSREKKDEVWATSVKMAMIVRDLMVGNPVLRESGWEEESLGHHAILAGFQGQRQWTDYFPNGDFLEAILNSSFDWNGIREPYLVATENDSLNGVAMLFGHLLTGTAQLFSDVRTYWSPAAIERVTGWVPEGEAANGLIHLINSGPTCLDATGKQRTNGRPVIKPFWEVTEDEVHACLDATLWRYANLGYFRGGGYSTDFLTEGGMPVTMSRVNLVKGVGPVLQIAEGYTVDVPQHVHDVLDERTDPTWPTTWFVPRLTGKEAFTDVYSVMAHWGANHGAISYGHIGADLITLASMLRIPVCMHNVPEELIFRPTYWYACGQDPEGADYRACATLGPLYGSYRR
- a CDS encoding sensor domain-containing protein → MEPELFSDVLSSLPMEVAITDEEGRILWANDAFSLLTGYGRTSSYMLIRQFLLMFAEDRPEVFVKGVDGRPCLRILTRWSFRDGKKIVWSFERLVADPKKAFSSHDSLTGLMGREWFFREAGSLLASARLEGTSFVLMVIDLDGFKRINDLYGPEVGDEVLRIVARRIAGHLRAEDLVSRTGSDEFAVLLHDVADPAGIARRVLASIREGMVVGGHALSLSASIGAGVFPRDGLSLEELVAAADAALLAAKAHRDTVRFCTPDVRRRMMHRWDMERLVLDRIREGRIHLFYQPIVRVASGMLAGVEALSRLLGEDGGLVLPDEFVPILEEGKVIHLLGRKVLALAVLQGELWKVRGLFVSVNISPQEFLHPEFVDVVREVLDASGFPPELLMLEVTESSLVGDVDRTVQVLSALRDEGIRVAVDDFGTGYSSFASLKRMPVDVIKLDRRFLHGVEESERDRAILEGMTHMAHGLGLEVVVEGVEREAQLEILRESGCDYVQGFLLGHPMRDVAISHLVG